The following are encoded in a window of Ignicoccus islandicus DSM 13165 genomic DNA:
- a CDS encoding glycerophosphodiester phosphodiesterase, translated as MERPLVIGHRGARYVVKENTLQAFTYALENGADGVECDVWKARDGSLVVTHNREIEIGKRKYDVKSLTLRQIKSMKPTVPTLKEVLALVVGKYKAKLFVELKDPSATEKLDQTLEGWENVTVISFYAPALRELKYPSKGLLFVLRPLSLSSLVEGLNIEWIAPRRDMIDEKLMDEAKDLGLKVLSWLHNTPKEVREALKLKVDAMATDRPDLAVKWLRSSIKSLDHWFQSQ; from the coding sequence CTAGTAATAGGTCATAGGGGAGCTAGGTACGTAGTGAAGGAAAATACCCTACAAGCGTTCACTTACGCGCTCGAAAACGGCGCTGACGGCGTGGAGTGCGACGTTTGGAAAGCTAGAGATGGGAGCTTGGTGGTAACGCATAACAGGGAGATCGAGATAGGCAAGAGGAAATACGACGTCAAGTCATTGACCCTAAGGCAAATAAAGAGCATGAAGCCAACCGTTCCGACCTTGAAGGAGGTCCTTGCTTTGGTCGTTGGGAAATACAAAGCTAAGCTGTTCGTGGAGCTTAAGGATCCTTCCGCAACTGAGAAGCTAGACCAAACGCTTGAAGGGTGGGAGAACGTAACTGTAATATCGTTCTATGCCCCTGCATTAAGGGAACTGAAGTATCCGAGCAAGGGGTTGTTATTCGTATTGAGACCGTTATCCCTCTCTAGCTTAGTTGAAGGCCTTAATATAGAATGGATTGCGCCTAGGAGAGACATGATCGACGAGAAATTGATGGACGAGGCAAAGGACTTGGGGTTGAAGGTGTTGAGTTGGCTTCATAATACACCCAAGGAAGTCAGAGAGGCATTGAAGCTTAAGGTAGATGCAATGGCTACTGATCGACCGGATTTGGCCGTCAAGTGGCTCAGGAGCTCTATTAAGAGTTTAGACCATTGGTTTCAATCGCAATAG
- a CDS encoding arginine--tRNA ligase, whose translation MYWISRAKSEFVKKVAEELSERGLKVDLNEIERSIAPPPSPDLGDWGIPLFKYSKALKVKPHDLAKELAESARLEWAKRLLPVGGYLNVEVDVNKVAKEILDEAVKGDYGKWNFQGRKVVEHTSANPVHPLHIGHVRNMFLGDSLQRILRNYGNAVQTRFYVNDVGRQVVILIYGLLKLGRLLPPEGEKADHWYGKVYSVTNAVIELKGPDRDEWIEVARELRERYPEIYTKIEEELKDKRYEEINEELSTLMKKYEEGERETKEIFRTVVNEVLKGFMESMKLVGVSVEKWDWESDLIWSGEVKRIIEMAIEKGIAKEKDGALVIEFTDVDDEIRKKLRIPKGLEIPPLVLVRRDGTTLYTTRDIAYTIKKFEEFNADEVINVIATEQRLPQIQLRLALWKLGFEKYAENLIHYAYEMVNVPGMKMSGRRGRMITLDWLVEEAIKRVRPLVEERSVLQGKEKEEIAKKVAIGAIKFAMVSVSKDKPITFKWEDVLNFERNSAPYLQYTYARAKGILRKIEAISIPDYSKAEAHKEVILKIAEFPEVTRKAAEDLAPEKIAVYLLDLADSFNKFYHEHPVATEPDEGYRSLKALIVEATANVIKRGLNLLGIEAPGRM comes from the coding sequence ATGTACTGGATCTCCAGAGCGAAAAGCGAGTTCGTAAAGAAAGTCGCTGAAGAACTGAGCGAAAGAGGTTTGAAAGTAGATTTAAACGAGATAGAAAGATCTATCGCACCACCTCCATCGCCGGACTTGGGCGACTGGGGCATACCTCTATTTAAGTACTCAAAGGCATTGAAAGTGAAGCCCCACGACTTGGCCAAGGAACTGGCCGAGAGCGCGAGGCTCGAATGGGCCAAAAGGCTCTTGCCAGTAGGCGGTTACCTCAACGTAGAGGTGGACGTCAATAAAGTCGCTAAGGAGATACTGGATGAGGCCGTTAAGGGCGACTACGGTAAGTGGAACTTTCAAGGAAGGAAGGTCGTTGAACACACTTCCGCCAACCCGGTCCACCCGCTTCACATAGGTCACGTTAGGAACATGTTCTTAGGAGATAGCCTTCAAAGGATACTGAGGAATTACGGGAACGCCGTTCAGACTAGGTTCTACGTCAACGACGTGGGCAGGCAAGTAGTAATCCTCATTTACGGACTATTGAAGCTAGGCCGTCTCTTGCCCCCGGAAGGCGAGAAGGCCGATCATTGGTACGGTAAGGTATATAGCGTCACTAACGCAGTAATAGAGCTCAAAGGCCCAGATAGGGACGAATGGATTGAGGTAGCTAGAGAGCTTAGGGAGAGGTATCCCGAAATATACACGAAAATAGAGGAAGAGCTCAAGGATAAGAGGTACGAGGAAATTAACGAGGAGCTTTCAACCCTTATGAAGAAGTACGAGGAAGGCGAAAGGGAGACTAAAGAAATCTTTAGGACTGTAGTGAACGAGGTCCTCAAAGGATTTATGGAAAGCATGAAGCTAGTGGGCGTTTCAGTTGAGAAGTGGGACTGGGAAAGCGATTTGATATGGAGCGGCGAAGTGAAAAGGATAATCGAAATGGCTATCGAAAAGGGAATAGCTAAAGAGAAGGATGGTGCCTTAGTAATAGAATTCACTGACGTAGACGACGAAATTAGAAAGAAGCTGAGGATTCCCAAAGGATTGGAGATCCCGCCTCTAGTTCTAGTAAGAAGAGATGGGACGACTCTTTACACTACCAGAGACATCGCCTATACTATTAAGAAATTTGAGGAGTTCAATGCTGATGAAGTGATAAATGTAATAGCAACCGAACAGAGACTACCTCAAATACAGCTCAGGCTCGCTCTCTGGAAGTTAGGATTTGAAAAGTACGCAGAGAACCTGATTCACTATGCATACGAGATGGTGAACGTCCCCGGAATGAAGATGAGCGGCAGGAGGGGCAGAATGATTACACTGGACTGGCTAGTGGAAGAGGCCATTAAGAGAGTGAGACCTCTAGTAGAGGAAAGGAGCGTACTGCAAGGTAAGGAAAAGGAAGAGATAGCTAAGAAAGTCGCCATAGGCGCAATAAAGTTCGCGATGGTCTCAGTTTCAAAGGATAAGCCCATAACCTTCAAATGGGAAGATGTGCTGAACTTCGAAAGGAACTCGGCTCCTTACCTCCAGTATACTTACGCGAGGGCTAAGGGGATATTGAGGAAAATAGAGGCAATTTCCATCCCAGATTATTCGAAAGCTGAGGCGCACAAGGAAGTGATTTTGAAGATCGCTGAGTTCCCAGAAGTAACTAGGAAGGCCGCAGAAGATCTCGCACCGGAGAAAATAGCCGTTTACTTGCTCGACTTGGCCGACTCCTTTAATAAGTTCTACCACGAACATCCCGTTGCAACGGAGCCCGACGAAGGATATAGGTCTTTGAAGGCTCTAATAGTAGAGGCTACTGCAAACGTCATTAAGAGGGGACTGAATCTCCTAGGCATCGAAGCACCGGGGAGGATGTGA
- a CDS encoding AIR synthase related protein: protein MDVEDLARFLLNKGFSEDEVKALITFLATFRKGLDFQRSSRIADGVIRDVETSSRVLGPYKPREFGVRVGEAGVGSRGTGDLAIHSVLLKLTKSGDAFKKGNLVAAVDGFHSRLNPVPLLMGFHATRAALRDVMVAGGEPLLTLIDVHLADDTDLAYLIDVSVGAKVASDACGAEFGGGSTLRIGGDMVWGSRVTGGSFALGRLVRDLNRFNARPGLKLCSTIGKGGGTVTAIALYHGIEELVELTLNVDFCYQMRRFVRDENVKAAFDWTNGGILLDAFEISEELGVKVSLNKKVYDAVHPKLRKALEELDLDPLSTSVDAIVLIAEKCPEDTIEIGTIEEGRGVYLEGKELEPSFREAPYTHLKKAVESISKRIDINDLVNYEMERLEFLKNKVRSSY, encoded by the coding sequence ATGGACGTTGAGGACTTAGCGAGGTTCCTATTGAACAAAGGATTTAGCGAAGACGAAGTAAAGGCCCTCATAACTTTCCTGGCTACCTTTAGAAAAGGCTTGGATTTCCAACGCTCCTCGAGAATAGCAGATGGAGTAATTAGGGACGTCGAAACGTCGTCTAGAGTTCTGGGACCTTACAAGCCTAGGGAATTCGGCGTAAGGGTTGGTGAGGCTGGAGTAGGCTCTCGAGGCACGGGCGATCTAGCGATCCACAGCGTGCTCCTTAAGCTCACGAAATCAGGGGACGCATTCAAGAAAGGGAATTTAGTAGCGGCAGTAGACGGCTTCCACTCGCGATTGAATCCCGTGCCGTTACTTATGGGATTCCACGCAACGAGGGCGGCTTTAAGAGACGTAATGGTGGCTGGCGGAGAACCTCTCCTTACTTTAATAGATGTTCATTTGGCAGACGATACGGACTTGGCCTATTTAATAGACGTTAGCGTTGGAGCGAAAGTGGCTAGCGATGCATGTGGTGCAGAGTTCGGTGGAGGAAGTACGCTCAGGATAGGGGGCGACATGGTTTGGGGCTCACGGGTCACTGGAGGAAGCTTCGCCCTCGGAAGGCTAGTTAGGGACTTAAATAGGTTCAACGCACGTCCCGGTTTGAAGCTCTGCTCAACTATAGGTAAGGGAGGCGGTACAGTAACTGCCATTGCCTTGTATCACGGCATTGAAGAACTAGTGGAGCTCACGCTAAACGTTGACTTCTGCTATCAAATGAGGCGATTCGTGAGGGACGAAAACGTCAAGGCAGCGTTCGATTGGACTAACGGAGGCATTCTGTTGGATGCGTTTGAGATAAGCGAAGAGCTGGGAGTTAAGGTTAGCTTGAATAAGAAGGTTTACGATGCAGTCCATCCTAAATTGCGGAAAGCTCTTGAAGAGTTGGATTTAGACCCTCTTTCAACCAGTGTGGACGCAATTGTATTAATAGCTGAGAAGTGCCCCGAGGACACAATAGAGATAGGAACCATAGAGGAAGGTAGGGGCGTTTACTTGGAAGGCAAGGAGCTCGAACCCTCGTTTAGAGAGGCCCCATACACTCACCTCAAGAAGGCCGTCGAATCCATCTCGAAGAGAATAGATATTAATGATCTAGTTAATTACGAAATGGAGAGGTTGGAGTTCCTCAAGAACAAGGTCAGAAGCTCTTATTGA
- the nadC gene encoding carboxylating nicotinate-nucleotide diphosphorylase, with amino-acid sequence MQLVLKLRRDFEKWLKEDVPYYDVTVTSIKDLIRDGVLFGIYSKEPVYLCELVGIVEEALRDFGIEAKFERGWSEGWIGEIRGDTSTILTMERTLLNFLIHVLSISTEVRKVRELLNRSGFENVRLATTRKTVPGMRTWAKLFASCAGADTHRLGLSDMLMIKDTHLAAVGDFEKALIEASKRKSFSHKLEVEVRNEEQALIASKYADVVMLDNFPPERAKEVACKLKAMSNVIIEVSGGVNKDNVLQYLNECIDVVSMGYLTINPPRVDLSMRVKE; translated from the coding sequence TTGCAGTTAGTATTGAAGCTGAGAAGGGACTTCGAGAAGTGGTTAAAGGAAGACGTTCCTTACTACGACGTAACCGTTACTTCAATTAAGGACTTAATTAGAGATGGCGTGTTATTCGGCATCTACTCGAAGGAACCAGTGTACTTGTGCGAACTTGTGGGAATAGTGGAGGAAGCGTTGAGGGACTTCGGGATAGAGGCTAAGTTCGAAAGGGGATGGAGTGAGGGGTGGATTGGCGAAATAAGAGGCGATACCTCAACCATATTAACAATGGAGAGAACTCTCCTAAACTTCTTGATACACGTACTCTCTATTTCCACTGAAGTAAGGAAAGTAAGGGAGTTACTTAACCGAAGCGGTTTCGAAAACGTGAGGTTGGCTACTACAAGGAAAACTGTTCCCGGAATGAGAACGTGGGCGAAGCTCTTCGCCTCTTGCGCGGGGGCCGATACTCATAGGCTTGGCTTAAGCGACATGCTAATGATAAAGGACACCCATCTCGCAGCGGTGGGCGACTTCGAGAAAGCGTTAATTGAAGCATCGAAGAGGAAGAGCTTTTCTCACAAATTGGAAGTAGAGGTAAGGAACGAGGAACAAGCCTTGATAGCTTCCAAATACGCGGACGTAGTAATGCTAGATAACTTCCCACCTGAGAGAGCTAAGGAGGTCGCGTGCAAACTTAAAGCGATGTCTAACGTCATAATTGAGGTGTCTGGCGGCGTAAACAAGGACAACGTGCTTCAATACCTCAACGAATGCATCGACGTAGTCAGTATGGGCTACCTAACCATAAACCCACCACGCGTCGACCTCAGCATGAGGGTCAAGGAATGA
- the nadX gene encoding aspartate dehydrogenase: MKLCVIGCGNVARILKRELANYEFTFFDRNPNKCSELGKYVNSFEELMEADCDLVVEAASPMAVREYAERALEKADLVVLSVGALIDEELYRKLVDKAKLLGRRIYVPSGAIAGIDAIKALRRVGINEIEIEVRKNPKSLGVSANDEKVLFYGDAKEAVEKFPFNVNVVATLKLASGAPVKVKVVADPSINRNVHTIRVKSKASDIFIRVENVPSPYNPKTSYLAVLSIIELVEELSSPHVIRIGN, translated from the coding sequence ATGAAGCTCTGCGTAATAGGTTGCGGCAACGTGGCGCGAATACTGAAGCGAGAACTAGCGAACTACGAGTTCACTTTCTTTGATAGGAATCCAAACAAGTGCTCCGAACTAGGTAAATACGTTAACTCGTTCGAGGAATTAATGGAGGCTGATTGCGATCTGGTAGTTGAAGCGGCTAGCCCTATGGCAGTAAGAGAATACGCCGAAAGAGCCTTGGAAAAGGCCGATTTGGTGGTCCTAAGCGTAGGTGCGCTAATTGACGAAGAGCTCTATAGAAAGCTTGTAGATAAGGCGAAGCTGCTTGGAAGGAGGATATACGTTCCTTCGGGAGCTATTGCCGGAATAGACGCCATAAAGGCCTTGAGAAGGGTGGGAATTAACGAGATAGAAATAGAAGTAAGGAAGAACCCGAAGTCGTTAGGAGTTTCCGCTAACGATGAGAAGGTTTTGTTTTACGGAGACGCCAAGGAAGCCGTCGAGAAGTTCCCATTCAACGTGAACGTTGTAGCGACGCTCAAGCTCGCTTCGGGAGCTCCCGTAAAGGTGAAAGTAGTAGCAGATCCATCAATCAATAGGAACGTTCACACTATAAGGGTGAAGAGTAAGGCAAGCGACATATTCATAAGAGTGGAAAACGTACCCAGCCCGTACAACCCTAAGACCAGTTACTTAGCCGTTCTATCTATAATTGAATTAGTGGAAGAACTCTCCTCGCCTCACGTTATTAGAATTGGTAACTGA
- a CDS encoding phosphate-starvation-inducible PsiE family protein, giving the protein MNKKEGSKIFEYIVMSLEILLVLLTSIFTLISLLWFALSMYHDLMDLKSLDKTKVVELLDIALLTLIIIDVLQIVIARYTSTYEYLRVAVEVGMLAMLRELISVEIKKPDPWKIVSIGIVVFILFVVWIGLSRSKVIEALEKRLGKVA; this is encoded by the coding sequence ATGAATAAGAAAGAAGGTAGTAAGATATTCGAATACATCGTTATGTCGCTTGAAATATTGCTGGTTCTCCTGACGTCGATATTCACGCTAATATCTCTATTGTGGTTCGCCTTGAGCATGTATCACGACCTCATGGACCTCAAATCCCTCGATAAGACGAAAGTAGTTGAATTGCTAGACATCGCGTTGCTAACTCTAATAATCATAGACGTGCTCCAGATCGTAATAGCTAGGTACACTAGCACGTACGAGTACTTGAGAGTGGCAGTAGAGGTAGGTATGCTGGCAATGCTAAGGGAATTGATATCAGTCGAGATTAAGAAACCTGATCCATGGAAAATCGTCTCCATAGGGATCGTTGTATTTATACTGTTCGTAGTATGGATCGGCCTCAGCAGGAGCAAAGTGATTGAGGCACTTGAGAAGCGCCTGGGGAAAGTCGCTTAA
- a CDS encoding DNA polymerase sliding clamp, translated as MRIVYPETKVFQSMVEALGKIVNEVALIADEEGIVMKALDPAQVALIQVKINKDVFLEYEVEGRESIGFNIANVLKFMKRAKKGYQLELGTEEGGSKFRIMLRGTLIKKYTILNLDVPEPEVPDLSSLNYSVKGSILASVLGNAIKDIEAISDTVYFEAPDTDTLLIKSGEGEAASVTKLTRASTALIELEVNEPAKGAYDVSFLKNVVSLTKVSDTIDFMFGNDTPLYLKFSIIAGGEVEYLLAPQAI; from the coding sequence ATGAGGATAGTATACCCGGAAACTAAGGTCTTTCAGAGCATGGTCGAAGCTTTAGGTAAGATAGTGAACGAAGTTGCTTTGATCGCGGACGAGGAAGGTATAGTAATGAAAGCGTTAGATCCAGCCCAAGTGGCTCTTATCCAAGTCAAGATAAACAAAGACGTTTTCCTCGAATACGAAGTCGAAGGCAGAGAGAGCATTGGTTTCAATATAGCCAACGTGCTGAAGTTCATGAAGAGGGCCAAGAAAGGTTACCAATTGGAGCTAGGTACTGAAGAGGGGGGAAGCAAGTTCAGGATTATGTTGAGAGGTACCCTTATCAAGAAGTATACCATCTTAAACCTCGACGTACCGGAACCCGAAGTTCCAGATCTCTCTTCTCTCAATTACTCGGTCAAGGGCTCTATATTGGCCTCAGTCTTGGGAAACGCCATTAAGGACATCGAAGCTATAAGCGATACAGTTTACTTCGAAGCTCCCGATACCGATACTCTACTGATAAAGTCTGGAGAGGGGGAAGCGGCGAGCGTAACGAAGCTCACGAGGGCGTCTACTGCGTTAATAGAGCTGGAGGTAAACGAACCAGCAAAGGGCGCTTACGATGTATCGTTCTTAAAGAACGTAGTCTCTCTCACCAAAGTTTCAGATACCATAGACTTCATGTTTGGTAATGATACGCCCTTGTACTTGAAGTTCAGCATAATTGCGGGAGGAGAAGTGGAGTACTTGCTTGCTCCGCAAGCGATCTAG
- the speD gene encoding adenosylmethionine decarboxylase — MIANREILKSLERRDKGAAVYGKHVYGNLYNCDPKVLSDQRKLEEIVINAAKLGGMTLLDVKSWKIGEGVSVVGIVLESHITIHTWPELSFATVDVYSCGSHTDPERAFEYIVRELKAKKVVRGGADRSMYV, encoded by the coding sequence ATGATAGCAAACAGAGAAATTCTGAAATCTCTAGAAAGAAGAGACAAGGGAGCAGCCGTTTACGGAAAACACGTATACGGTAACTTGTACAATTGCGATCCTAAAGTGTTGAGCGATCAAAGGAAGCTAGAGGAAATAGTAATTAACGCAGCGAAGTTAGGAGGTATGACCCTCCTCGACGTAAAGTCGTGGAAAATAGGGGAAGGAGTTAGCGTGGTAGGTATAGTTCTCGAAAGTCACATAACCATACACACGTGGCCAGAGCTATCATTCGCTACCGTCGACGTTTACTCTTGTGGTAGTCACACGGATCCCGAAAGAGCCTTCGAGTACATAGTAAGGGAGCTAAAGGCCAAAAAGGTAGTGAGGGGCGGAGCCGATCGCTCCATGTACGTATAG
- a CDS encoding magnesium transporter — translation MRSLLAEILSMTLQGLGELASGYLWSLSSPILSRHPSILIALPGLAEDRGAIYGSLAAKYSSMLYTGEATSPRDLLENKVTAVAVLLGLLGGLYVVLLTSFLGNPLDVLAYFLVSRGFTLTLVIPFNAYASFLAFVKGLNVDLVVVSTSTVLADITSSISILLTFTPFALIGIALMLVTTYKYSKNVGREDLLRYKELMVSSIIASTLSTIAGFVLVANEAQNNPTLLFITPLTMALNGSASMNFSSWLGTALLTGEVDSKELFRSKRVYEIMLRVTFTTLTALTLVLLPAITLANMDLRGLKWALLSTLTLRLVMPYLSMVVARIGFEKGLDPDLITIPLLSSLNDIVTAQALTTMAKLI, via the coding sequence ATGCGCTCTCTACTAGCTGAGATACTCAGCATGACGTTACAAGGGCTAGGGGAACTAGCGTCCGGCTACTTGTGGTCGCTTTCTTCCCCGATACTATCTAGGCATCCGTCCATATTGATAGCCTTACCTGGCTTAGCGGAAGACAGAGGAGCCATTTACGGTTCTTTAGCAGCCAAGTACTCGTCAATGCTTTATACCGGTGAAGCTACCTCGCCGAGAGATCTATTGGAAAATAAAGTTACAGCAGTAGCCGTCTTATTGGGCTTGCTAGGAGGTCTCTACGTAGTCTTGTTAACTTCCTTTCTGGGTAACCCTTTGGATGTATTAGCTTACTTCCTAGTTTCTCGAGGATTTACGCTAACGTTAGTTATACCATTCAACGCTTACGCCTCGTTTCTCGCTTTCGTAAAGGGTTTGAACGTAGATTTGGTCGTAGTTTCGACCTCAACAGTTCTCGCAGACATAACAAGTTCGATATCAATACTTCTCACTTTCACGCCATTCGCATTAATAGGAATAGCTTTAATGCTAGTGACGACTTACAAATATTCTAAGAACGTTGGAAGGGAGGACTTGCTTCGCTATAAGGAGTTAATGGTTTCATCCATAATTGCATCGACGCTCTCTACAATCGCAGGTTTCGTTCTAGTAGCTAACGAAGCCCAGAACAATCCAACGCTTCTCTTCATAACACCCCTTACAATGGCCTTAAACGGTTCAGCATCGATGAATTTCTCTTCGTGGTTAGGTACAGCTCTCTTAACGGGTGAAGTGGATTCAAAGGAACTATTCAGAAGCAAGAGGGTCTACGAAATAATGTTAAGAGTTACCTTTACAACGCTCACTGCACTAACGTTAGTTTTACTGCCGGCAATCACGCTGGCTAACATGGATCTGAGGGGTCTCAAATGGGCATTGCTTTCTACCTTAACTCTTAGGTTGGTAATGCCGTACTTATCCATGGTAGTTGCGAGGATAGGGTTCGAGAAGGGGTTGGACCCCGACTTGATAACCATACCATTGCTATCGAGCCTAAACGATATCGTTACTGCTCAAGCGTTAACGACGATGGCGAAGCTGATCTAA
- a CDS encoding MBL fold metallo-hydrolase, whose amino-acid sequence MNLPQRLIENSSVRSNMAIALGKYTSVDGFIPRRKYRVVTHAHSDHTVDLNKSIGTQGAIIATPETIDMLKVLYGKRIPLSKLRALRIGERFRVGEDETLTFVRAEHIPGSVQVLLENDKGFRALYTGDFKNPGSGTPIVEDLDVLIIDATYGHPKYVRPSQNEVLESLIELIEYALSLGRPVKIYAYHGKIQEVMQLLREYNVKEPFVAPNKIYKLSKALERHGYSFGDLVLKESDTYSELVKGGQFIEFDHYNKWHKCSNENWIHIRLDGWLVNSVRLKVSDNRWIVAFSDHADFNGTMYYVEESRPKLVIVDASRSNFATSFASKLRLRGFHAIPMPL is encoded by the coding sequence ATGAATTTACCACAGAGACTGATAGAGAACTCGTCAGTAAGGTCGAACATGGCCATTGCCCTAGGCAAGTACACCTCCGTAGACGGCTTCATACCTCGAAGGAAGTACAGAGTAGTGACGCACGCTCACAGCGACCATACTGTAGACTTGAACAAGAGCATTGGAACGCAAGGCGCAATTATAGCGACGCCGGAGACCATAGACATGCTGAAGGTACTATATGGGAAAAGAATCCCCCTTTCTAAGCTTAGAGCGTTAAGGATTGGTGAGAGGTTCCGGGTCGGTGAGGACGAGACCCTAACTTTCGTTAGGGCCGAACACATACCCGGTTCCGTTCAAGTCTTATTAGAGAACGATAAGGGCTTCAGGGCTCTCTATACCGGTGACTTCAAGAATCCCGGATCCGGAACGCCCATCGTCGAAGACCTCGACGTATTAATAATAGATGCAACTTACGGTCACCCGAAGTACGTTAGGCCCAGTCAGAACGAGGTACTGGAATCGCTAATAGAATTAATAGAATACGCCCTCTCTTTAGGTAGGCCAGTTAAAATTTACGCTTATCACGGGAAGATACAAGAAGTAATGCAACTCTTACGGGAGTACAACGTTAAGGAACCCTTCGTTGCTCCTAACAAGATCTACAAGCTAAGCAAAGCCCTAGAGAGGCACGGTTACAGCTTCGGTGACCTCGTACTTAAAGAATCCGATACGTACTCCGAGTTAGTTAAGGGCGGTCAGTTCATTGAGTTCGATCACTACAATAAGTGGCATAAATGCTCGAACGAGAACTGGATTCACATTAGGTTAGACGGGTGGTTGGTAAATTCGGTTAGATTGAAGGTAAGCGATAACCGATGGATAGTTGCCTTCAGCGATCACGCCGATTTCAACGGCACCATGTACTACGTAGAGGAGAGCAGACCCAAACTAGTTATCGTTGATGCATCGCGATCGAACTTCGCGACCTCTTTCGCTTCCAAGCTCCGATTAAGGGGCTTCCATGCAATTCCAATGCCCCTTTAG